The Paenibacillus mucilaginosus 3016 genome includes the window CTGGTCGGATTTCATGTGCCCGTTCTGCTATATCGGCAAGCGGCATTTTGAGGAAGCGCTGGAGCAGTTCCCGCACCGGGAACAAATCGAAGTGATCTTCCGCAGCTTCGAGCTGGATCCGCAGTCCGAGCGGGACGTGAACTATGACGTGCATGACATGCTCGCGATCAAATACGGCATGAGCCGCGAGCAGGCGATCGCCAACAACCAGCGGGTAGGAGCTTCGGCACAAGCGGCCGGTCTTGCGTTCAACTTCGAGGGGATCGTGCTCACCAACACCTTCGACGCCCACCGGCTGACCCACTATGCCGCGGAGCATGGGAAGGGCAATGAACTGGCGGAACGGCTGTTCCGTGCCTACTTCACAGACGGCAAGCACCTGGGAGATCATGAAGTGCTCGCTTCCCTGGCTGCCGAGGTGGGGCTGGATGCCGCAGCGGCCGCTGCCGTACTCCGCAGCGGCGAGTTTGCGGATCATGTGCGTGCGGATGAGGAGGAGGCGTCGCAGCTGGGCGTCCGGGGCGTGCCGTTCTTCGTGATCGACCGCAAATACGCGGTCTCCGGCGCCCAGCCGAGCAGTGTGTTCCTCGACACGCTGAACAAGGCGTGGAGCGAAGCGTCTCCGCTGCAGGTGGTCGGCGGCGGAGAAGGCGGCGGCGCCTGCGGGCCCGACGGTTACTGCGCCCCCGGCGGAGGCGGCAAGTAAATCCGGCGAGGGCTGCCTGAGGGGAACTCGCAGCAAAGAACGCACACGGCGCCGTGTGCGTTCTTTTGGTATGGCGGCAGATATGCCGCGCAGCCGGGTCTTTTTTTGCATTGCGCCGATAGCCCCTTTGGCTCCTAAAGTTCCCCGTTCACTTTTTCCTTCCCTGTTCTTATCTTCGAGCGCCGGTTCGCCGATAACATAGTAGGCAGGCGGAGGGAGGTGGATGGTATGGATATGCCGATCTCAGGCGCTGCCGGAGCGGGCCCCGCAGCCGTTACTCCCCTCACTAAAGTGATGAACGGAGTGACGGATTCGAAGCCGCAGGCGCCGCTTCATTCCGCCGAGGAGATGAAACAGGCGGCGGCTCGGGGAGAAGAAATCTCGATGAGCGACGAGCAGGTGGCCAGGTCCCTGGAGCGGGCCATCAAGG containing:
- a CDS encoding DsbA family oxidoreductase → MKVEIWSDFMCPFCYIGKRHFEEALEQFPHREQIEVIFRSFELDPQSERDVNYDVHDMLAIKYGMSREQAIANNQRVGASAQAAGLAFNFEGIVLTNTFDAHRLTHYAAEHGKGNELAERLFRAYFTDGKHLGDHEVLASLAAEVGLDAAAAAAVLRSGEFADHVRADEEEASQLGVRGVPFFVIDRKYAVSGAQPSSVFLDTLNKAWSEASPLQVVGGGEGGGACGPDGYCAPGGGGK
- a CDS encoding flagellar protein FlaG, with amino-acid sequence MDMPISGAAGAGPAAVTPLTKVMNGVTDSKPQAPLHSAEEMKQAAARGEEISMSDEQVARSLERAIKAAEGKHTALQFSVHEQTKQIMVKVLDKDSGELIREVPSEKRLDFLAKLWQMAGILVDEKR